A genomic segment from Klebsiella africana encodes:
- a CDS encoding glycoside-pentoside-hexuronide (GPH):cation symporter: protein MADNKLSIKEKIGYGMGDAGCNIIFGAIMLFVNYFYTDIFGLAPALVGVLLLSVRVIDAVTDPIMGALADRTRSKYGRFRPWLLWIAFPYALFSVLMFTTPEWTYNSKVIYAFVTYFLLSVTYTAINIPYCSLGTVMTADPKERVACQSYRFVMVGIATLLLSLTLLPMADWFGGADKAKGYQMAMTVLAFIGMCMFLFCFATVRERIHPAVQTNDELKKDLKDVWKNDQWVRILLLTLCNVCPGFIRMAATMYYVTWVMGQSTHFATLFISLGVVGMMIGSMLAKVLTDRWCKLQVFFWTNIVLAIFSCAFYFFNPHATMLIMVLYFLLNILHQIPSPLHWSLMSDVDDYGEWKTGKRITGISFSGNLFFLKVGLAVAGAMVGFLLSWYGYDAGAKAQSASALNGIVLLFSVIPGIGYLITAGVVRLLKVDRTLMRQIQSDLEKRRSNYSELNEYQELKTSEHVRKA from the coding sequence ATGGCAGACAACAAATTATCTATAAAAGAGAAGATTGGTTACGGGATGGGGGATGCCGGATGCAATATTATCTTTGGCGCCATCATGCTGTTTGTGAACTATTTTTATACCGATATTTTCGGCCTGGCGCCGGCGCTGGTGGGCGTATTACTGCTGTCAGTGCGCGTTATCGACGCGGTGACCGACCCGATTATGGGCGCCCTTGCCGATCGCACCCGCAGTAAATATGGCCGCTTTCGTCCATGGCTGCTGTGGATTGCCTTCCCCTACGCCCTGTTTAGCGTGCTAATGTTCACCACCCCTGAGTGGACCTACAACAGCAAAGTTATCTATGCGTTTGTCACCTACTTTCTGCTGTCGGTAACCTATACCGCGATTAACATTCCCTACTGCTCGCTGGGAACGGTGATGACCGCTGATCCCAAAGAGCGCGTGGCCTGCCAGTCCTATCGTTTCGTGATGGTGGGTATCGCCACGCTCCTGCTGTCATTGACGCTGCTGCCGATGGCCGACTGGTTCGGCGGTGCCGATAAAGCGAAGGGCTACCAGATGGCGATGACCGTGCTGGCCTTTATCGGTATGTGTATGTTCCTGTTCTGCTTTGCCACCGTGCGCGAACGTATCCACCCGGCAGTGCAGACCAATGATGAACTGAAAAAAGACCTCAAAGACGTGTGGAAAAATGACCAGTGGGTGCGCATCCTGCTGCTCACGCTGTGCAACGTCTGCCCTGGCTTTATCCGCATGGCTGCCACTATGTACTACGTCACCTGGGTGATGGGACAAAGCACTCATTTTGCCACCCTGTTTATCAGTCTCGGTGTGGTCGGGATGATGATTGGCAGCATGCTGGCGAAAGTCCTCACCGACCGCTGGTGCAAACTGCAGGTCTTCTTCTGGACCAACATTGTGCTGGCGATCTTCTCCTGCGCCTTCTATTTCTTTAATCCGCACGCCACCATGTTGATTATGGTGCTCTACTTCCTGCTCAATATCCTGCATCAGATCCCTTCTCCGCTGCACTGGTCGCTGATGTCCGATGTTGACGACTACGGCGAGTGGAAAACCGGCAAGCGCATCACCGGCATCAGCTTCTCCGGCAATCTGTTCTTCCTCAAGGTTGGTCTGGCGGTCGCCGGGGCAATGGTCGGTTTCCTGCTGTCATGGTACGGCTACGACGCCGGCGCGAAAGCGCAAAGCGCCTCCGCGCTGAACGGTATCGTGCTGCTGTTCTCGGTCATCCCCGGCATCGGCTATCTGATCACCGCTGGCGTGGTGCGCCTGCTGAAAGTTGACCGTACCCTGATGCGCCAGATTCAAAGCGATTTAGAGAAGCGCCGCAGCAACTACAGCGAGCTGAATGAATACCAGGAACTGAAAACCAGTGAACACGTAAGGAAAGCCTAA
- a CDS encoding glycoside hydrolase family 43 protein: protein MNNWPNPFIEQRADPFILRHLNHYYFIASVPEYDRLEIRRAATLEGLRDAEPVVVWRAPQSGPMSQLIWAPELHEIDGKWYIYFAATHTHELDALGMFQHRMFVLECADSDPLTGRWQEKGQVVTPFDTFALDATTFTHQGKRWYLWAQKSPHIEGNSNLYLAEMANPWTLKGEPVMLSKPEFDWECRGFKVNEGPAVLVHGDKLFISYSASATDENYCMGLLWIDRQADPLQPTNWHKAPQPVFRTSYENRQYGPGHNSFTQTPAGEDVLVYHARNYTEIEGDPLYDPNRHTRLKLVSWREDGMPDFGIPPADTL, encoded by the coding sequence ATGAACAACTGGCCAAACCCCTTTATTGAACAGCGCGCAGATCCCTTTATTCTGCGCCACCTTAATCACTACTACTTTATTGCTTCAGTACCGGAATACGATCGGCTGGAGATCCGGCGCGCGGCAACCCTTGAAGGATTACGTGATGCTGAGCCGGTAGTGGTCTGGCGCGCGCCGCAAAGCGGGCCGATGAGCCAGCTGATTTGGGCGCCGGAGCTGCATGAAATAGACGGTAAGTGGTATATCTATTTTGCCGCCACCCATACCCATGAACTGGATGCGCTGGGGATGTTTCAGCATCGCATGTTCGTTCTGGAGTGCGCCGACAGCGATCCGCTAACCGGCCGCTGGCAGGAAAAAGGCCAGGTGGTCACGCCTTTCGATACCTTCGCCCTCGATGCCACCACCTTTACCCATCAGGGGAAACGCTGGTATCTGTGGGCGCAAAAATCCCCGCATATCGAAGGCAACTCAAACCTGTATCTCGCTGAAATGGCTAATCCGTGGACGCTAAAAGGCGAGCCGGTCATGCTGAGCAAGCCGGAGTTCGACTGGGAGTGCCGGGGATTTAAGGTCAACGAAGGGCCCGCGGTACTGGTGCATGGCGATAAGCTATTTATCAGCTATTCCGCCAGCGCCACCGATGAAAACTACTGCATGGGGTTACTCTGGATCGACCGGCAGGCCGATCCGCTGCAGCCGACAAACTGGCATAAAGCCCCGCAGCCGGTATTCCGTACCAGCTATGAAAACCGCCAGTATGGCCCGGGCCATAATAGTTTTACCCAAACGCCGGCAGGGGAAGATGTACTGGTGTATCACGCGCGGAATTACACCGAGATAGAAGGCGATCCGTTGTATGATCCTAATCGCCATACGCGTTTGAAACTCGTCAGTTGGCGGGAGGACGGGATGCCAGACTTCGGTATTCCACCGGCGGATACGCTGTAG
- the ampE gene encoding beta-lactamase regulator AmpE, with amino-acid sequence MTLFTTLLVLIAERLFKLGEHWQLDHRLEVVFRRIKHFSLPGTLLMTLVAVAVVYIIQRLLQGQLFNVPLLVFWILLGLLCIGAGKVRLHYHAYLKAASRNDSRACDAMASELTLIHGVPPGCDEREYLSELQNALLWINYRYYLAPLFWFVVGGAWGPLTLIAYSVLRAWQTWLARYQTPHHRLQSGIDGILHIVDWLPVRLVGVVYALVGHGEKALPAWFASLGDRHSSQYQVLTRLAQYSLAREPHVDKVATPKAAVSMAKKTSLVVVVIMALLTIYGTLV; translated from the coding sequence ATGACGCTGTTTACGACGCTGCTGGTGCTTATCGCCGAACGGCTGTTTAAGCTGGGCGAACACTGGCAGCTTGATCATCGGCTGGAGGTGGTGTTTCGCCGGATAAAACATTTCTCGCTACCGGGCACGTTGCTGATGACGCTGGTGGCCGTCGCGGTTGTCTATATCATTCAGCGTCTGCTGCAGGGGCAGCTATTTAACGTACCTCTGCTGGTGTTCTGGATCTTACTGGGTTTGCTATGCATTGGGGCAGGCAAGGTTCGGCTGCATTATCATGCTTATCTGAAAGCGGCTTCGCGCAATGACAGTCGCGCCTGCGATGCCATGGCCAGCGAGTTGACGCTGATCCACGGCGTACCGCCGGGCTGTGATGAGCGTGAATACCTGAGTGAACTGCAAAATGCGCTGCTATGGATTAACTATCGATACTATCTGGCGCCGCTTTTCTGGTTTGTGGTGGGGGGAGCCTGGGGCCCGCTGACGCTTATCGCTTACAGCGTGCTGCGCGCCTGGCAGACATGGCTGGCGCGCTACCAGACGCCGCATCACCGTTTGCAGTCCGGGATCGATGGTATTCTGCATATTGTGGACTGGCTGCCGGTACGTCTGGTGGGAGTGGTCTATGCCCTGGTGGGGCATGGTGAAAAAGCACTCCCTGCGTGGTTTGCTTCGCTGGGCGACCGTCATTCGTCGCAGTATCAAGTATTGACCCGCCTGGCGCAGTATTCCCTGGCCCGTGAACCGCATGTAGATAAAGTCGCCACACCCAAAGCTGCCGTATCGATGGCCAAAAAAACCTCGCTGGTAGTGGTGGTGATCATGGCGCTGTTGACGATTTACGGCACTCTGGTTTAA
- the ampD gene encoding 1,6-anhydro-N-acetylmuramyl-L-alanine amidase AmpD, with the protein MQLNEGWLVGARRVPSPHHDCRPDEETPSLLVVHNISLPPGEFGGPWIDALFTGSLDPQAHPFFAEIAHLRVSAHCLIRRDGEIVQYVPFDKRAWHAGVSCYQGRERCNDFSIGIELEGTDTLAYTDAQYRQLAAVTDLLISIYPAIAENIAGHSDIAPVRKTDPGPAFDWIKYRALLSAPSEKETS; encoded by the coding sequence ATGCAGTTGAACGAGGGATGGCTGGTCGGCGCGCGTCGGGTACCCTCGCCGCACCATGACTGTCGTCCGGATGAAGAAACCCCTTCCTTACTGGTGGTGCATAACATTAGCTTGCCACCGGGCGAATTTGGTGGCCCGTGGATTGATGCACTGTTCACCGGTAGCCTGGATCCGCAGGCGCATCCTTTCTTTGCCGAGATTGCTCATCTGCGCGTTTCAGCACATTGTCTGATTCGCCGAGATGGCGAAATCGTGCAGTATGTGCCTTTTGATAAGCGGGCGTGGCATGCAGGGGTCTCCTGTTATCAGGGACGCGAACGCTGCAATGATTTTTCCATCGGCATAGAGCTGGAAGGCACCGATACCCTGGCGTATACCGATGCGCAGTACCGGCAGCTGGCGGCGGTGACGGATCTGCTTATCTCGATTTATCCTGCTATTGCCGAAAACATCGCGGGCCACAGCGATATCGCGCCCGTGCGGAAAACCGATCCAGGACCGGCCTTTGACTGGATAAAATACCGTGCGCTGCTCAGCGCCCCGTCAGAAAAGGAGACCTCATGA
- the nadC gene encoding carboxylating nicotinate-nucleotide diphosphorylase — MSPRRYNPDRRRDVLLERINLDITDAVAHSLREDLGGEVDANNDISAQLLPQDARSHAVVITREDGVFCGKRWVEEVFIQLAGDDVNITWHVADGDAVKANQPLFELEGPSRILLTGERTALNFVQTLSGVASVVRRYVDLLAGTKTQLLDTRKTLPGLRTALKYAVLCGGGANHRLGLFDAFLIKENHIIASGSIRQAVEKAFWLHPDVPVEVEVETLDELEQALKAGADIIMLDNFTTDLMREAVKITAGQAALEVSGNVTFDTIREFADTGVDYISVGALTKHVQALDLSMRFR; from the coding sequence ATGTCGCCTCGTCGTTATAACCCCGACCGCCGCCGTGACGTGCTGCTGGAACGTATTAATCTCGATATTACCGATGCTGTGGCACACTCTCTGCGGGAAGATTTAGGCGGCGAAGTCGACGCCAACAACGATATTAGCGCACAATTATTGCCGCAGGATGCACGCTCCCATGCGGTGGTCATTACCCGTGAAGATGGTGTCTTCTGTGGCAAACGCTGGGTGGAAGAGGTCTTTATTCAGCTCGCTGGCGATGACGTGAACATCACCTGGCATGTGGCCGATGGCGACGCCGTCAAAGCCAACCAGCCGCTGTTCGAGCTGGAAGGCCCGTCGCGTATCCTGCTCACTGGCGAACGTACGGCACTGAACTTTGTGCAAACCCTCTCCGGCGTCGCCAGCGTCGTCCGTCGCTATGTCGACCTACTGGCCGGCACTAAAACCCAACTGCTGGATACGCGTAAAACGCTGCCAGGGCTGCGTACCGCGCTAAAATATGCCGTACTCTGCGGCGGCGGCGCCAACCACCGTCTGGGCCTGTTCGACGCTTTCCTGATTAAAGAAAATCACATCATCGCCTCCGGCTCGATCCGCCAGGCGGTGGAAAAGGCGTTCTGGCTGCATCCTGATGTACCGGTGGAAGTGGAAGTGGAAACCCTGGATGAACTGGAGCAGGCGTTAAAAGCCGGGGCCGATATTATTATGCTCGATAACTTCACCACCGATCTGATGCGCGAGGCGGTGAAAATCACCGCAGGCCAGGCGGCGCTGGAGGTCTCCGGTAACGTCACCTTTGACACCATCCGCGAATTTGCCGACACCGGCGTCGACTATATCTCCGTCGGCGCCCTGACCAAACATGTGCAGGCGCTCGACCTGTCGATGCGTTTCCGTTAA
- the ppdD gene encoding prepilin peptidase-dependent pilin yields the protein MDKQRGFTLIELMVVIGIIAILSAIGIPAYQNYLRKAALTDLLQTFVPYRTAIELCALDHGGLTPCDGGSNGIPSPTTTRYLSAMSVAKGVVTLTGQESLNGLGVTLTPTWDNAEGVTGWQRVCTITGNSALQQACEDVFRVK from the coding sequence ATGGATAAACAACGAGGTTTTACTCTGATTGAACTGATGGTGGTCATTGGGATCATCGCCATTCTCAGCGCCATCGGCATCCCGGCCTACCAGAACTACCTGCGTAAAGCCGCCCTCACCGACCTGCTGCAGACCTTTGTCCCTTACCGGACGGCCATCGAACTTTGCGCGCTCGATCATGGTGGCCTGACGCCATGCGACGGCGGCAGCAACGGCATTCCCTCGCCGACAACCACCCGCTACCTTTCCGCCATGAGCGTGGCCAAAGGCGTCGTTACCCTCACCGGCCAGGAGAGTCTGAACGGACTGGGTGTCACCCTGACCCCGACCTGGGATAACGCCGAGGGGGTCACCGGCTGGCAGCGCGTCTGTACTATCACCGGCAATAGCGCGCTTCAGCAGGCCTGCGAAGACGTCTTTCGGGTGAAGTGA
- the gspE gene encoding type II secretion system protein GspE — MKTEQLIPLCHRYHALLLHSDEQTISIAVVDTPPAELMEALRFATQKRIDIECWSQEQMDKRLQAQEKQTQLAQNTGPENIAERVNQILEQALRQRASDIHIEPTETHLRIRLRVDGVLHALPLLAPELAAPVIARLKVMASLDIAEHRLPQDGQFALNLAGRPLSFRIATLPCRYGEKIVLRLLHQVDQALDLEALGLSSSQLAAFRQALNQPQGLLLVTGPTGSGKTVTLYSALQARNREQVNICSVEDPLEIPIAGMNQTQINPRAGLTFHSVLRALLRQDPDIVMVGEIRDAETAEIALKAAQTGHLVLSTLHTNSTSETLTRLQQMGIARWMISSALSLVIAQRLVRKLCPHCRRNAGSAADLPHSLWPRPLPRWQATGCEHCYHGYYGRLALFEVLPVTPALRQGIVQGLNAIEIESLARAAGMMTLFESGCQAIEQGLTSLEEVVRVLGIPHGD; from the coding sequence ATGAAAACAGAACAGCTGATCCCCCTTTGCCATCGCTACCATGCCCTGCTGCTGCATAGCGATGAGCAGACGATTTCTATCGCGGTAGTCGATACCCCACCGGCGGAGCTGATGGAGGCGTTACGCTTCGCGACGCAAAAACGGATCGACATTGAATGCTGGAGCCAGGAGCAGATGGATAAACGTCTGCAGGCCCAGGAAAAGCAGACGCAACTGGCGCAGAACACCGGGCCGGAAAACATCGCCGAACGGGTCAACCAGATCCTCGAACAGGCTCTACGTCAGCGAGCGTCCGATATTCATATCGAGCCTACGGAAACGCACTTACGCATCCGCCTGCGAGTCGATGGCGTCCTGCACGCCCTGCCGCTGCTGGCGCCCGAGCTGGCCGCGCCGGTTATCGCGCGACTCAAGGTCATGGCCAGTCTCGATATTGCCGAGCACCGTTTACCGCAGGATGGCCAGTTCGCGCTGAACCTCGCCGGACGGCCGCTCTCCTTTCGCATCGCCACTCTGCCCTGCCGCTATGGCGAAAAGATTGTCCTGCGCCTTCTGCATCAGGTAGACCAGGCGCTGGATCTGGAGGCCCTCGGCCTCTCATCCTCCCAGCTGGCGGCCTTTCGCCAGGCGCTGAACCAGCCGCAGGGGCTGCTGCTGGTCACTGGCCCAACCGGAAGCGGAAAAACAGTGACCCTCTACAGCGCCCTGCAGGCCAGAAATCGTGAGCAAGTGAATATCTGTAGCGTGGAGGATCCGCTGGAGATCCCCATTGCCGGAATGAATCAGACGCAAATCAACCCCCGCGCCGGACTGACCTTTCACAGTGTGCTGCGCGCCCTGTTACGCCAGGACCCGGATATTGTCATGGTGGGTGAAATCCGCGATGCCGAGACTGCCGAAATCGCGCTCAAAGCCGCCCAGACCGGTCATCTGGTGCTCTCCACTCTACACACTAACTCCACCAGTGAAACCCTGACTCGTTTGCAGCAAATGGGCATTGCTCGCTGGATGATCTCTTCTGCGCTCTCGCTGGTTATCGCCCAGCGTCTGGTCCGCAAGCTATGTCCCCACTGTCGGCGTAATGCCGGCAGCGCCGCCGACCTACCGCATAGTCTGTGGCCACGTCCGCTGCCACGCTGGCAGGCGACGGGCTGCGAACACTGCTATCACGGGTATTACGGCCGTCTGGCGTTGTTCGAAGTATTACCTGTCACCCCAGCATTACGTCAGGGAATTGTTCAGGGGTTGAACGCCATTGAAATTGAATCTCTGGCGCGAGCCGCGGGGATGATGACGCTTTTTGAAAGCGGCTGTCAGGCTATCGAGCAGGGATTGACCAGTCTTGAAGAGGTGGTGCGGGTGCTGGGGATACCTCATGGCGACTAA
- the hofC gene encoding protein transport protein HofC, with amino-acid sequence MATKRLWRWRGVDAQGAPCQGMLWQASRLQVLHHLQQQRIMPLVVRRCPVKQSLWHPRYSSETIRQLATLLQAGLPLADGLSLLAQQQPHAQWQALLEALGRELGEGVAFSAALAQWPQAFPPLYLAMISTGELTGKLDICCLQLANQQQEQQRLAGKVKKALRYPLIVLSLALVVVLGMLYFVLPEFTAIYQTFNTPLPLLTRIVIAAGDMLSRGWPLLLALLLSPLLLNQLVRQRSDWLLRRQRLLNALPLVGPLIGGQQLSLIFTILALTQSAGISFLQGLQSVEETLSCPLWRQRLTQARERIAQGEPIWQALSRCGGFTPLCLQLIRTGESAGALDQMLENLAHHHQEQTHQRADSLAAHLEPLMLVITGSLVGILVVAMYLPVFHLGDAIGGAGG; translated from the coding sequence ATGGCGACTAAGCGTCTCTGGCGCTGGCGAGGTGTCGATGCGCAGGGCGCGCCTTGTCAGGGAATGTTATGGCAAGCCAGTCGTCTGCAGGTGCTGCATCACCTCCAGCAACAGCGCATCATGCCGCTGGTCGTGCGCCGCTGTCCAGTGAAGCAGAGCCTGTGGCATCCGCGCTACAGTAGCGAAACGATCCGTCAATTGGCGACCTTACTGCAGGCAGGGTTGCCGCTGGCGGACGGGTTATCGCTGCTGGCGCAGCAACAACCGCATGCGCAGTGGCAGGCGCTGCTTGAGGCGCTGGGCCGCGAGCTGGGGGAAGGCGTCGCGTTCTCTGCCGCGCTGGCGCAGTGGCCGCAGGCCTTTCCGCCACTTTATCTGGCGATGATTAGCACCGGCGAACTAACAGGCAAGCTCGATATCTGCTGTCTGCAGCTGGCCAACCAGCAGCAGGAGCAGCAGCGGCTCGCCGGCAAAGTCAAAAAAGCGCTGCGCTACCCGCTGATCGTGCTATCCCTGGCATTGGTGGTGGTGCTGGGGATGCTCTATTTTGTCCTGCCCGAGTTCACTGCCATCTACCAAACGTTCAATACACCACTGCCGCTGTTGACGCGGATCGTCATTGCGGCAGGCGATATGCTGAGTCGTGGTTGGCCATTGCTGTTGGCCTTGCTGCTGAGTCCATTGCTGCTCAACCAACTGGTTCGGCAGCGTAGCGACTGGCTGCTGCGTCGCCAGCGTTTGCTTAACGCCCTCCCCCTCGTCGGCCCCCTGATCGGCGGTCAACAGCTGAGTCTGATATTCACCATCCTGGCATTAACCCAAAGCGCGGGCATTAGCTTCCTGCAAGGGCTGCAAAGCGTTGAAGAGACTCTGTCGTGTCCGCTGTGGCGTCAGCGCCTGACACAGGCGCGTGAGCGGATAGCTCAAGGAGAACCCATCTGGCAGGCGTTAAGCCGCTGCGGCGGTTTTACACCGCTGTGTCTGCAGCTCATTCGCACCGGTGAAAGCGCTGGAGCCCTGGATCAGATGCTGGAAAACCTGGCGCACCATCATCAGGAACAAACCCATCAACGAGCCGACAGTCTGGCTGCGCATCTGGAACCCTTGATGCTGGTGATAACCGGTTCACTGGTCGGCATCCTGGTGGTGGCGATGTATTTGCCCGTTTTTCACCTGGGCGATGCCATTGGCGGGGCGGGAGGATGA
- a CDS encoding GMP reductase, with product MRIEEDLKLGFKDVLIRPKRSTLKSRSDVELEREFTFKHSGQTWSGVPIIAANMDTVGTFSMAKALATFGILTAVHKHYTAEEWQAFVQEASADVLKHVMVSTGTSDADFEKTQQILSQNPQLNFVCIDVANGYSEHFVQFVAKAREAWPQKTIIAGNVVTGEMCEELILSGADIVKVGIGPGSVCTTRVKTGVGYPQLSAVIECADAAHGLGGQIISDGGCTMPGDVAKAFGGGADFVMLGGMLAGHEESGGTIVEENGEKFMLFYGMSSESAMTRHVGGVAKYRAAEGKTVKLPLRGPVDNTARDILGGLRSACTYVGASRLKELTKRTTFIRVQEQENRVFNSL from the coding sequence ATGCGTATTGAAGAAGATCTGAAGCTTGGTTTCAAAGACGTTCTTATCCGCCCGAAACGCTCTACCCTCAAAAGCCGTTCTGATGTTGAGCTGGAACGTGAATTCACCTTTAAACATTCAGGCCAGACCTGGTCCGGTGTGCCGATTATTGCGGCTAACATGGATACCGTCGGCACCTTCAGCATGGCGAAAGCACTGGCCACTTTTGGCATTCTGACCGCGGTACACAAGCACTACACTGCTGAAGAGTGGCAGGCATTTGTGCAGGAAGCCTCCGCAGACGTCCTCAAGCATGTGATGGTTTCCACCGGCACGTCCGATGCGGATTTCGAAAAAACGCAACAGATCCTTTCTCAGAATCCGCAACTGAACTTTGTGTGCATCGACGTTGCTAACGGCTACTCTGAACACTTCGTTCAGTTCGTGGCGAAAGCCCGCGAAGCCTGGCCGCAAAAAACCATTATCGCCGGGAACGTGGTCACCGGTGAAATGTGTGAAGAGCTGATCCTCTCCGGTGCCGATATTGTCAAAGTTGGGATTGGCCCAGGCTCTGTCTGCACCACCCGCGTTAAGACCGGCGTCGGCTATCCGCAGCTCTCCGCCGTAATCGAATGTGCCGATGCTGCGCACGGTCTTGGTGGCCAGATCATCAGCGACGGCGGCTGCACCATGCCGGGGGATGTGGCGAAAGCTTTTGGCGGCGGCGCCGATTTCGTGATGCTTGGCGGCATGCTGGCAGGCCACGAAGAGAGCGGTGGCACCATTGTCGAAGAGAACGGCGAGAAATTCATGCTGTTCTATGGCATGAGCTCCGAGTCGGCGATGACGCGTCACGTGGGCGGTGTGGCGAAATACCGCGCGGCGGAAGGCAAAACCGTTAAGCTGCCGCTGCGTGGTCCGGTAGACAATACCGCTCGTGATATTCTTGGCGGCCTGCGTTCTGCCTGCACCTATGTAGGTGCCTCGCGTTTGAAAGAGCTGACCAAACGTACGACCTTTATCCGCGTTCAGGAACAAGAGAACCGGGTATTCAATAGCCTGTAA
- the coaE gene encoding dephospho-CoA kinase (Dephospho-CoA kinase (CoaE) performs the final step in coenzyme A biosynthesis.), whose amino-acid sequence MGYTVALTGGIGSGKSTVADAFAQLGVNVIDADVIARQVVEPGTPALQAIAGHFGPQMIAADGTLNRRLLREKIFAHVEEKAWLNALLHPLIQQETRRQMQAATSPYLLWVVPLLVENRLSSQADRVLVVDVPKETQIERTMLRDKVSREHAEHILAAQATREQRLAIADDVIENTGTPDAVASDVARLHEKYLTLASQAASQENS is encoded by the coding sequence ATGGGGTACACAGTCGCGTTAACAGGCGGGATCGGTAGCGGTAAAAGTACGGTCGCCGACGCCTTCGCGCAGCTCGGGGTTAACGTTATCGATGCCGATGTCATCGCCCGTCAGGTCGTCGAGCCCGGTACCCCGGCACTCCAAGCCATTGCCGGCCACTTCGGGCCACAGATGATTGCCGCCGACGGCACGCTAAACCGTCGCCTGCTACGGGAAAAAATTTTTGCTCATGTGGAGGAAAAAGCCTGGCTCAACGCGCTGTTGCATCCGCTGATTCAGCAGGAAACGCGCCGCCAGATGCAGGCCGCTACCTCCCCTTATCTCCTCTGGGTCGTACCTTTGCTGGTCGAAAACCGCCTGTCCAGCCAGGCCGATCGCGTACTGGTCGTCGATGTGCCAAAAGAGACGCAAATCGAACGCACTATGCTGCGCGATAAGGTCAGCCGCGAACATGCTGAACATATTCTTGCCGCCCAGGCCACGCGCGAGCAGCGTCTGGCCATCGCGGACGATGTTATTGAAAACACTGGCACGCCGGATGCAGTGGCATCGGATGTTGCCCGCCTGCACGAAAAGTATTTAACGCTGGCATCGCAGGCCGCCTCACAGGAAAACTCGTAA
- the zapD gene encoding cell division protein ZapD: MHTPVLFEHPLNEKMRTWLRIEFLIQQMAFHPLIATHADALHFFRNAGDLLDVLERGEVRTDLVKELERQQRKLQSWAEVPGVDQERINELRHQLKQSSSTLMAAPRIGQFLREDRLIALVRQRLSIPGGCCSFDLPTLHIWLHMPQAHRDEQVASWLASLDPLVQSLSLILDLIRNSAQFRKQTSLNGFYQDNGEDADLLRLRLDLAYQLYPQISGHKSRFAIRFLPLDSEYGIVPERFDFELACC; the protein is encoded by the coding sequence ATGCATACCCCCGTTCTGTTTGAACATCCTCTTAATGAGAAAATGCGCACCTGGCTGCGCATTGAATTTCTGATCCAGCAGATGGCTTTCCATCCGCTGATTGCCACTCATGCCGATGCGCTCCATTTTTTCCGTAACGCAGGCGATCTGCTGGATGTCCTGGAGCGCGGCGAGGTGCGCACTGATCTGGTTAAAGAGTTGGAACGCCAGCAGCGTAAGCTCCAGTCCTGGGCAGAAGTGCCTGGCGTCGATCAGGAGCGTATTAACGAGCTGCGCCATCAGCTGAAGCAGTCCTCCAGCACCCTGATGGCCGCGCCGCGCATTGGTCAGTTTCTGCGTGAAGATCGCCTGATTGCGCTGGTGCGTCAGCGTCTGAGTATTCCTGGCGGCTGCTGCAGCTTCGATTTACCGACCCTGCATATCTGGCTCCATATGCCGCAGGCGCATCGAGACGAGCAAGTAGCCAGCTGGCTCGCCAGCCTCGATCCGCTGGTCCAGTCCCTGAGCCTGATCCTCGATCTGATCCGTAACTCTGCACAGTTCCGCAAACAGACAAGCCTCAATGGCTTTTATCAGGATAATGGCGAAGATGCCGATCTGTTGCGCCTGCGTCTCGATCTGGCCTATCAGCTTTATCCACAAATTTCCGGCCATAAGAGCCGTTTCGCCATCCGTTTTCTGCCGCTGGACAGTGAATATGGGATTGTGCCGGAACGCTTTGATTTTGAACTGGCCTGCTGTTAA
- the yacG gene encoding DNA gyrase inhibitor YacG — MSEETIVNCPTCGKNVVWGEQSPFRPFCSKRCQLIDLGEWATEEKRIPSAGDLSDSDDWSEQQP; from the coding sequence ATGTCAGAAGAGACTATCGTCAACTGCCCGACCTGCGGCAAAAACGTGGTGTGGGGCGAGCAGAGCCCGTTTCGTCCGTTCTGTAGCAAGCGCTGCCAGCTGATCGATTTGGGTGAATGGGCTACGGAAGAGAAGCGCATCCCCAGCGCGGGGGATCTCTCCGATAGCGATGACTGGAGTGAGCAGCAGCCCTGA